The following are from one region of the Arachis duranensis cultivar V14167 chromosome 10, aradu.V14167.gnm2.J7QH, whole genome shotgun sequence genome:
- the LOC107469030 gene encoding TATA box-binding protein-associated factor RNA polymerase I subunit B, with translation MNEKDTKPSVHGEQSNRSLNQTRSRDNASVGRTSQRERTSKEHSNEPSLNDATSLGNHLPENVDKDDGDNDKDNDSSKRFRGRDESDSNAHSSEKPHVKEAIARMKLDMEENRFYYIPPIVKKKRRHNYLHYVRKIDEGALEYVAHADYYILLRACARVAQVDVRIMHIGVLKLERRLAWLEEQIDECLQLKPEKISCKFCSDAAPENESEDVPGLSDLDI, from the exons ATGAATGAAAAG GATACTAAGCCTTCAGTACATGGAGAACAATCTAACAGGTCTCTTAATCAAACAAGGTCGAGGGATAATGCATCGGTTGGTAGGACATCTCAGAGGGAGAGGACAAGTAAAGAACATTCTAATGAGCCATCTCTTAATGACGCCACCAGCCTTGGAAATCATTTGCCTGAAAATGTGGATAAAGATGATGGGGACAATGACAAGGACAATGATTCCTCAAAGAGATTTAGAGGCCGTGATGAATCAGATTCCAATGCGCACAGTTCAGAAAAACCTCATGTCAAGGAAGCCATTGCACGGATGAAGTTAGACATGGAGGAGAATAGGTTCTACTATATACCACCTATTGTCAAGAAGAAAAGACGACACAATTATCTTCACTATGTGAGGAAGATAGATGAAGGTGCCTTGGAGTATGTTGCTCATGCTGATTACTACATCCTGCTTCGGGCTTGCGCTAGGGTCGCACAAGTTGACGTTCGGATTATGCATATTGGTGTGTTGAAGCTCGAAAGAAGACTTGCTTGGTTAGAGGAACAGATCGACGAATGCTTGCAGTTGAAACCAGAGAAAATTTCGTGCAAGTTCTGCAGTGATGCGGCCCCTGAAAATGAATCTGAGGATGTACCTGGGCTATCAGATTTGGATATTTGa